From a region of the Falsibacillus albus genome:
- a CDS encoding cysteine desulfurase, whose product MNAKEIRKLFPILDQEVNGHPLVYLDSAATSQKPLPVIEAIDKYYRGYNSNVHRGVHTLGTRATDGYEGAREKVRKFINASSTEEVVFTRGTTTSINTIAASYGRGNVCEGDEIVISYMEHHSNIIPWQQLAKQTGATLKYVPLQEDGTISSEDVKETVTANTKIVSIMQVSNVLGTMNPIKEIAAIAHQNGAVMVVDGAQSAPHMKVDVQDLGCDFFAFSGHKMGGPTGIGVMYGKKHHLEKMEPIEFGGEMIDFVGLQESTWKELPWKFEGGTPIIAGAIGLGAAIDFLEDIGLDEIEKHEHKLAAYALDQMSQIEGMTIYGPKDPQNRAGLITFNLDDVHPHDVATVLDAEGIAVRAGHHCAQPLMKWLNVSATARASFYLYNTEEDIDSLVKGLVKTKEYFSDVF is encoded by the coding sequence ATGAATGCCAAAGAGATTCGTAAATTATTTCCGATTCTCGATCAGGAAGTCAATGGGCATCCGCTTGTTTATTTAGATAGTGCAGCGACTTCTCAAAAACCGCTTCCGGTAATTGAGGCTATCGACAAATATTACAGAGGCTATAACTCAAACGTGCATAGAGGGGTTCACACATTGGGCACCAGAGCAACAGATGGATATGAAGGAGCACGTGAAAAGGTCCGGAAATTCATCAACGCTTCTTCTACTGAAGAAGTGGTTTTCACAAGAGGGACGACAACATCAATCAATACGATCGCTGCCAGCTATGGGCGTGGAAATGTTTGTGAAGGTGATGAAATCGTCATCTCCTACATGGAGCATCACAGCAATATCATTCCATGGCAGCAGCTTGCCAAGCAAACAGGTGCAACGTTGAAATACGTACCGCTTCAGGAAGATGGAACGATTTCGTCGGAGGATGTAAAAGAAACAGTAACAGCAAATACGAAAATTGTTTCGATCATGCAGGTTTCAAATGTCCTTGGAACGATGAATCCGATTAAAGAAATCGCGGCAATTGCCCATCAAAATGGTGCAGTGATGGTCGTCGACGGTGCCCAAAGTGCTCCACATATGAAAGTGGATGTACAGGATTTGGGCTGTGACTTCTTTGCGTTTTCAGGTCATAAGATGGGTGGACCGACTGGGATCGGAGTCATGTACGGTAAGAAGCACCACCTTGAAAAAATGGAGCCGATAGAATTTGGTGGAGAGATGATCGATTTCGTCGGCCTGCAAGAGTCCACTTGGAAGGAGCTTCCTTGGAAGTTCGAAGGCGGAACGCCGATTATCGCAGGTGCGATTGGTCTTGGAGCTGCCATCGATTTTCTGGAAGATATCGGACTGGATGAAATAGAAAAGCATGAACATAAGCTCGCGGCATATGCTCTTGATCAAATGTCCCAAATCGAGGGAATGACGATTTACGGTCCGAAAGATCCTCAAAATCGTGCAGGATTGATTACGTTCAATTTGGATGATGTCCATCCACATGATGTAGCGACCGTACTGGATGCAGAAGGAATTGCCGTCCGGGCGGGCCACCACTGCGCACAGCCGTTGATGAAATGGCTTAACGTTTCTGCTACAGCACGTGCGAGCTTCTATCTATATAACACGGAAGAAGATATTGACAGTCTTGTAAAAGGACTGGTCAAAACAAAGGAGTACTTCAGCGATGTCTTTTAA
- the sufD gene encoding Fe-S cluster assembly protein SufD produces the protein MTVETKLPVDQEYVSSFSKEQGEPAWFTTLRTDALEKANELPMPKPDKTKIGKWNFTQFSKHSVNSAAYASLNDLPEAAKSLIDLESESKNLYVQRNNTPSYLSLSDELKGQGVIFTDIITALKENGDLVQKYFMKDGVKVDEHKLTALHAALVNGGAFLYIPKNVEVKEPIQAVYVHDDADAALFNHVLVVADDNSSVTYVENYISTVEVEEGIANIVTEVIANTNAKVAYGAVDNLSKGVTTYVNRRGIAGRDARIDWALGLMNDGNTVSENTTNLIGDGSYGDTKTVVVGRGSQTQNFTTKVVHFGKHSEGYILKHGVSKDSATSIFNGIGKIEHGASKANAEQESRVLMLSEKARGDANPILLIDEDDVTAGHAASVGRVDPVQLYYLMSRGISRAEAERLVIHGFLAPVVNQLPIEGVKKQLVEVIERKVN, from the coding sequence ATGACTGTAGAAACGAAACTACCAGTAGATCAGGAGTACGTAAGCTCCTTTTCAAAGGAGCAAGGTGAACCTGCTTGGTTTACCACCCTGCGTACAGATGCATTGGAAAAAGCAAATGAACTGCCAATGCCAAAACCAGATAAAACGAAAATCGGCAAGTGGAATTTCACTCAATTTTCAAAGCACTCTGTGAATAGTGCTGCATATGCTTCATTGAATGACTTGCCTGAAGCAGCTAAATCATTGATTGATCTTGAGAGTGAAAGCAAAAACCTATATGTACAAAGAAATAATACACCATCCTATCTCTCACTGTCCGATGAGCTGAAAGGGCAAGGGGTCATTTTCACCGATATTATCACTGCACTGAAAGAAAACGGAGACCTTGTTCAAAAGTATTTCATGAAGGATGGCGTCAAGGTTGATGAACATAAATTGACTGCTCTACATGCTGCATTGGTTAATGGCGGTGCCTTCCTATACATCCCTAAGAATGTGGAAGTGAAAGAACCGATCCAAGCGGTATATGTTCATGATGATGCCGATGCTGCATTATTCAATCATGTTCTTGTAGTCGCAGATGATAACAGCAGCGTCACATACGTGGAAAACTATATTTCGACTGTCGAGGTGGAAGAAGGCATTGCCAACATCGTGACAGAAGTGATCGCGAACACAAATGCTAAAGTTGCATATGGAGCTGTCGATAATCTTTCCAAGGGGGTCACCACGTATGTAAACCGCCGTGGTATTGCAGGACGGGATGCCCGAATTGACTGGGCGCTTGGCTTGATGAACGACGGAAATACGGTATCCGAAAATACAACTAATCTAATCGGCGATGGTTCTTACGGCGATACGAAGACAGTTGTAGTGGGAAGAGGAAGCCAGACACAAAACTTCACTACCAAGGTTGTCCACTTTGGAAAACATTCAGAAGGTTATATCCTTAAACATGGTGTATCCAAGGACTCAGCAACGTCCATTTTCAATGGAATCGGAAAAATCGAACATGGTGCATCAAAAGCTAACGCAGAGCAGGAATCACGTGTCTTGATGCTGAGCGAAAAAGCTCGCGGGGATGCGAATCCAATTCTATTGATTGACGAAGATGATGTTACAGCTGGGCATGCCGCTTCTGTAGGAAGAGTAGACCCTGTTCAATTGTACTATCTAATGAGCCGCGGAATATCCCGAGCGGAAGCTGAACGTCTTGTCATCCATGGCTTCTTGGCTCCGGTTGTCAATCAATTGCCGATTGAGGGAGTCAAGAAACAGCTTGTTGAGGTCATTGAAAGGAAAGTAAACTGA
- the sufC gene encoding Fe-S cluster assembly ATPase SufC encodes MAASTLTIKDLHVEIEGKEILKGVNLEIKGGEIHAIMGPNGTGKSTLSSAIMGHPKYEVTKGSITLDGKDVLEMEVDERARAGLFLAMQYPSEISGVTNADFMRSAMNSRREEGDEVSLMKFIRKMDEKMDFLEMDQDMAQRYLNEGFSGGEKKRNEILQLMMLEPSIAILDEIDSGLDIDALKVVSKGINEMRSSDFGCLIITHYQRLLNYITPDRVHVMMQGRVVKSGGPELAQRLEAEGYDWIKHELGIEDETVGQEA; translated from the coding sequence ATGGCAGCTTCAACTTTAACGATTAAAGACCTTCATGTAGAAATTGAAGGAAAAGAAATATTGAAAGGTGTAAACCTTGAGATAAAGGGTGGAGAAATCCATGCGATCATGGGTCCAAATGGTACAGGTAAATCTACATTATCTTCTGCTATCATGGGTCATCCAAAGTATGAAGTAACAAAAGGCAGCATTACACTTGATGGAAAAGACGTCCTTGAGATGGAAGTCGATGAGCGTGCACGTGCCGGGCTATTCTTGGCGATGCAATACCCAAGCGAAATCAGCGGTGTAACGAATGCCGATTTCATGCGCTCTGCAATGAACAGCCGCAGAGAAGAAGGAGACGAAGTTTCATTGATGAAATTCATCCGTAAAATGGATGAAAAAATGGATTTCCTTGAAATGGATCAAGATATGGCACAGCGCTACTTGAATGAGGGCTTCTCCGGCGGGGAGAAAAAGCGTAATGAAATCCTTCAATTGATGATGCTTGAGCCAAGCATTGCCATCTTGGATGAAATTGATTCAGGTCTTGATATTGATGCGCTTAAAGTAGTTTCTAAAGGAATCAATGAGATGCGCAGCTCAGATTTTGGCTGCTTGATCATCACTCACTATCAGCGCCTTCTTAACTACATTACACCTGACCGTGTACACGTAATGATGCAAGGACGCGTCGTGAAATCCGGTGGACCAGAATTGGCACAGCGTCTAGAAGCAGAGGGTTACGACTGGATTAAACACGAGTTGGGTATTGAAGACGAAACTGTTGGTCAAGAAGCGTAA